In one Alphaproteobacteria bacterium genomic region, the following are encoded:
- a CDS encoding TonB family protein, translating into MIGPRSRAPVRLHQSDRALSDRTDGTGRALAFSALAASLAVHWAIMSTSNSGGALSLGASTALKTSIQIAAVSNPADTLPPAPPRHSPHPTAVQAAQADPLPQPMTATVPTESPTLAPVEITDLGPQPITTTVPIAPPVLEPVRITEEKPAKPPFQPMAKPAEPPRPEPAIEPAPKAPTEPVAKAIAETPARPVESARSDTVQSATADPVPVLTRETGAAAGGAPAADPVLVTEPRFRVPPTPPAYPPVARRRNEEGTVVLRALVSPGGDTQRIEIWQSSGFYRLDDAARAAVEDWHFEPARKSGLAVASWVQVPIRFRLD; encoded by the coding sequence TCCGACCGGGCCCTTTCCGATCGGACCGATGGAACCGGGCGCGCCCTGGCCTTCTCGGCCCTGGCCGCCTCCCTGGCGGTGCATTGGGCGATCATGTCGACCAGCAATTCCGGGGGCGCGCTCAGCCTGGGCGCGTCCACCGCGCTGAAAACGTCCATTCAGATTGCCGCCGTCAGCAATCCCGCGGATACGCTTCCGCCGGCCCCGCCAAGGCACTCGCCGCATCCGACCGCAGTCCAGGCTGCGCAGGCCGATCCGCTGCCGCAGCCGATGACGGCAACGGTTCCGACGGAATCACCGACGCTGGCCCCTGTCGAAATCACCGACCTCGGCCCGCAGCCGATCACCACGACGGTTCCGATTGCGCCGCCGGTATTGGAACCGGTTCGGATCACGGAAGAAAAGCCGGCGAAGCCGCCCTTCCAACCCATGGCGAAGCCAGCGGAACCGCCCCGGCCGGAACCGGCAATCGAGCCCGCACCAAAAGCACCGACGGAACCAGTCGCGAAAGCCATCGCGGAAACGCCGGCCCGGCCGGTTGAGTCGGCGCGATCCGACACGGTCCAGAGCGCCACCGCGGATCCTGTCCCGGTTCTGACGCGCGAAACCGGTGCTGCTGCCGGCGGCGCTCCCGCCGCGGACCCCGTTCTGGTAACCGAGCCGCGTTTCAGGGTGCCGCCGACCCCGCCCGCCTACCCACCCGTCGCCCGACGACGAAACGAGGAGGGTACGGTTGTCCTGCGTGCCCTCGTTTCGCCCGGCGGCGACACACAGCGAATCGAAATCTGGCAATCCTCCGGTTTCTACCGTCTGGACGATGCCGCGCGTGCGGCCGTCGAGGATTGGCATTTCGAGCCGGCCCGGAAATCCGGACTGGCGGTCGCGTCCTGGGTCCAGGTGCCCATCCGTTTCCGACTTGATTGA